One region of Cyanobium sp. M30B3 genomic DNA includes:
- a CDS encoding RNB domain-containing ribonuclease, which translates to MKFTVADLLDQLSTQEPLPQPKLEKALGLSTKPEKLQLRIGLDALRQLELVQDSEAGLLRRDNPELIPARLRCSSKGFCFALREDGGEDVYIREHQLNHAWNGDRVLVKVTREGGRRRSPEGGVQCILERHTTSLLAQVEQQQERLVATPLDDRLLTSVELPQGDAEHLDPEQHSVVEVLIDRYPVAQFSPQGHVARRLPVNGGEAADLDLLLTKHRLNQRPAAARSTLRNLEARERTDLTGQPSLLLESWSGKEAPALPALGLEERAGGGFTLWLHSPAVAERFSPGSSLDLWLRDQADALCMGRQWLPLLSGALSKASAFKVDEEQAAVSVALEIGSEGTLEGYRFCRSQIRPVASADLTALTALAERKPKSRTVPAALKPLKNQLDQLGGLITVSALLRQQRLANGSIELDLSVPPIDSLGDLRAPAPTPALQGWLEHLPAHHPEAILREAVLLAERALGSHLAALSLPAIYAQNPEAEAADLNDVARAALALEIPLELGEEGHAGAAELAAAFGATDRRRALQQQLRAVLPEQLLSTDPGENWMAGVRGEAAALAPWTCPGLRYADLWNQQVLVLLLCDGKDRPSVRHKVSVDLASPACHGAIDWPLLAPSQLAPFQQALEHGLVQRLNGRRRFQQELESDLVAMAQARQAEPLVGQVQPGVISGVQSYGFFVEVPPSNVEGLVHVSSLKDDWYEYRSRQNRLVGRKNRRTYMLGDAVEVEIEKVDALRHQIDLAVVLPAGSELHDGDDAPSDTPDSGDASPAPEDASDFTPVAVLSEN; encoded by the coding sequence ATGAAGTTCACGGTCGCCGACCTGCTCGACCAGCTCTCCACCCAGGAGCCCCTGCCCCAGCCCAAGCTCGAGAAGGCGCTGGGCCTGAGCACCAAACCCGAGAAGCTGCAGCTGCGCATCGGTCTCGATGCTCTCAGGCAGCTGGAGCTGGTGCAGGACAGCGAGGCAGGCCTGTTGCGCCGTGACAACCCCGAGCTGATTCCCGCCCGCCTGCGCTGCTCCAGCAAGGGCTTCTGCTTTGCCCTGCGTGAGGACGGCGGCGAAGACGTCTACATCCGCGAGCACCAGCTCAACCATGCCTGGAATGGCGATCGCGTGCTGGTGAAAGTGACGCGGGAAGGGGGACGTCGACGCTCGCCGGAGGGGGGCGTGCAGTGCATCCTCGAGCGCCATACCACCAGCCTGCTGGCCCAGGTGGAGCAGCAGCAGGAGCGGCTGGTGGCCACCCCGCTCGACGACCGCCTGCTCACCAGCGTCGAGCTGCCGCAGGGCGACGCCGAGCACCTCGATCCCGAGCAGCACTCGGTGGTGGAGGTGCTGATCGACCGCTATCCAGTGGCCCAGTTCTCCCCCCAGGGCCATGTGGCCCGCCGGCTGCCGGTGAACGGTGGCGAGGCCGCCGACCTCGACCTGCTGCTCACCAAGCACCGTCTCAACCAGCGCCCGGCGGCTGCCCGGTCCACGTTGCGCAACCTGGAGGCGAGGGAGCGCACCGACCTCACCGGCCAGCCCTCGCTGCTGCTGGAGAGCTGGAGCGGCAAGGAGGCTCCGGCCCTGCCGGCCCTGGGCCTGGAAGAGCGCGCCGGGGGAGGGTTCACCCTCTGGCTGCACAGTCCGGCCGTGGCCGAGCGCTTCAGCCCCGGCAGCAGCCTGGACCTCTGGCTGCGCGACCAGGCCGATGCCCTGTGCATGGGCAGGCAGTGGCTGCCGCTGCTGAGCGGTGCCCTGAGCAAGGCCTCCGCCTTCAAGGTCGACGAAGAGCAGGCGGCCGTGTCAGTGGCGCTGGAGATCGGCAGTGAGGGCACGCTGGAGGGCTACCGCTTCTGCCGCAGCCAGATCCGGCCAGTGGCCAGCGCCGACCTCACGGCCCTCACCGCCCTGGCCGAACGCAAGCCCAAGAGCCGCACCGTGCCGGCCGCACTCAAACCGCTCAAGAACCAGCTCGACCAGCTCGGTGGCCTGATCACCGTGAGCGCACTGCTGCGGCAGCAACGGCTTGCCAACGGCTCGATTGAACTCGACCTGAGCGTGCCGCCGATCGACAGCCTCGGCGATCTGCGGGCGCCGGCCCCAACCCCCGCCCTGCAGGGCTGGCTGGAGCACCTGCCGGCCCACCACCCCGAAGCGATTCTGAGGGAGGCGGTGCTGCTGGCCGAGCGTGCCCTGGGCAGCCACCTGGCGGCCCTCTCCCTGCCGGCCATCTATGCCCAGAACCCAGAGGCCGAAGCGGCCGATCTGAACGACGTGGCCCGGGCGGCCCTGGCCCTGGAGATTCCCCTGGAGCTGGGGGAGGAAGGCCATGCCGGCGCGGCCGAACTGGCCGCCGCCTTTGGCGCCACCGACCGCCGCCGCGCCCTGCAGCAGCAGCTGCGGGCCGTTCTGCCTGAGCAATTGCTCAGCACCGACCCCGGTGAGAACTGGATGGCCGGCGTGCGCGGTGAGGCGGCGGCCCTGGCCCCCTGGACCTGCCCCGGCCTGCGCTACGCCGATCTCTGGAACCAGCAGGTGCTGGTGTTGCTGCTCTGCGACGGCAAGGACCGCCCCAGCGTGCGCCACAAGGTGAGCGTTGACCTGGCCTCCCCGGCCTGCCACGGGGCCATCGACTGGCCCCTGCTGGCACCCAGCCAGCTGGCACCCTTCCAGCAGGCCCTCGAGCATGGCCTGGTGCAGCGTCTCAACGGCCGGCGGCGCTTCCAGCAGGAACTGGAGAGCGACCTGGTGGCGATGGCCCAGGCCCGCCAGGCCGAGCCGCTGGTGGGCCAGGTGCAGCCCGGTGTGATCAGTGGCGTGCAGAGTTACGGCTTCTTCGTGGAAGTGCCCCCCTCCAACGTGGAGGGGCTGGTGCACGTGAGCTCACTCAAGGACGACTGGTACGAGTACCGCAGCCGCCAGAACCGGCTGGTGGGCCGCAAGAACCGCCGCACCTACATGCTCGGCGACGCGGTGGAGGTGGAGATCGAGAAGGTGGATGCCCTCCGCCACCAGATCGACCTGGCGGTGGTGTTGCCCGCGGGAAGCGAGCTTCACGATGGGGATGACGCGCCGTCCGACACCCCTGACAGCGGCGACGCGTCTCCTGCCCCGGAAGACGCGTCCGACTTCACGCCGGTGGCTGTGCTGAGCGAGAACTGA
- a CDS encoding TMEM165/GDT1 family protein, with translation MDLALLASTFVTVFMAELGDKTQLAIVTISGTSSRPGAVFAGSSLALVLASLLGAGAGGSLSAVIPTDALQLAASVGFLILGLRLIVKAGSTETETETETETEAGTPATAEAAAEADAEA, from the coding sequence ATGGATCTCGCCCTGCTGGCCTCCACCTTCGTCACCGTGTTCATGGCGGAACTGGGGGACAAGACCCAGCTGGCGATCGTCACGATCAGCGGCACCTCCAGCAGGCCGGGGGCCGTGTTCGCCGGCAGCTCGCTGGCCCTGGTGCTGGCCAGCCTCCTCGGAGCCGGGGCCGGCGGTTCCCTGTCCGCCGTGATTCCCACCGATGCCCTCCAGCTGGCGGCATCGGTGGGCTTCCTGATCCTGGGGCTGCGCCTGATTGTCAAGGCCGGCAGCACCGAAACTGAAACTGAAACTGAAACCGAAACCGAAGCCGGAACCCCGGCAACCGCTGAGGCAGCCGCTGAGGCGGACGCCGAAGCCTGA
- a CDS encoding TMEM165/GDT1 family protein — protein MSSESSSPAEHPRRAWFTAFITTFTTVFLAELGDKTQLAALLLSAQSGRPVLVFVGASLALICSSLVGVLLGRWLARAMPAHQLERLAGLLMVALGLWLGRQAAVHLTPLPSDLPLG, from the coding sequence ATGAGCAGCGAGTCCTCCAGCCCGGCCGAGCACCCCCGTCGGGCCTGGTTCACCGCCTTCATCACCACCTTCACCACGGTTTTCCTCGCGGAACTGGGGGACAAGACCCAGTTGGCGGCCCTGTTGCTCTCCGCCCAGTCCGGCCGGCCGGTGCTCGTGTTCGTGGGTGCGTCACTGGCATTGATCTGCTCCAGCCTGGTGGGCGTGCTGCTGGGCCGCTGGCTGGCCCGGGCCATGCCCGCCCACCAGCTGGAGCGGCTGGCCGGCCTGCTGATGGTGGCCCTGGGCCTGTGGCTGGGCCGACAGGCGGCGGTGCATCTCACCCCCCTGCCCAGCGATCTGCCCCTGGGCTGA
- a CDS encoding YkgJ family cysteine cluster protein — protein MATSPHWQCIAGCGACCRLDPELRQDALAALSPQQRSTYMEMVGPDGWCIHYDTGGRRCRIYAGRPDFCRVANLLPLFAPELAPAPSAHWSPAAHELAVACCRQQIRSEYGGRGRVMRRFERAIRRP, from the coding sequence ATGGCCACCTCACCCCATTGGCAGTGCATCGCCGGCTGCGGGGCCTGCTGCCGCCTCGATCCCGAGCTGCGTCAGGACGCCCTGGCTGCCCTCTCCCCCCAGCAACGCAGCACGTACATGGAGATGGTTGGCCCCGACGGCTGGTGCATCCACTACGACACCGGTGGACGCCGCTGCCGGATCTACGCGGGGCGTCCGGACTTCTGCCGCGTCGCCAATCTGCTGCCGCTGTTCGCCCCCGAACTGGCCCCCGCCCCATCAGCGCACTGGAGCCCCGCGGCCCACGAGCTGGCGGTCGCCTGCTGCCGCCAGCAGATCCGCAGCGAGTACGGCGGCCGTGGCAGGGTGATGCGCCGATTTGAGCGGGCGATCCGCCGGCCATGA
- a CDS encoding photosystem II reaction center protein Ycf12, whose product MGIDFHLIANFAALALITLAGPAVIFILFYRRGAL is encoded by the coding sequence ATGGGCATCGATTTCCACCTGATCGCCAACTTCGCCGCCCTTGCCCTGATCACCCTGGCTGGCCCGGCCGTGATCTTCATTCTCTTTTACCGCCGCGGCGCGCTCTAG
- a CDS encoding chloride channel protein, with amino-acid sequence MDTSPATQATRAQPGRQPRSPGLWPLRSADLPALVRLLLLGALVGLASWPLNLVDGWQDQLLRLLPGNPGGPWTAFSLLLALSPLVVVPLLLTLQRGPLASGAGSGIPQTIACLERPGQADRLLGWRPTATRLGLWTLASLALLPLGREGPLVQVGAAVAQALRRRAPRLSAALGPEPLLAVGAAAGLAGGFNSPLMGVLFLVEELTASVSTNLIWPALVVCSAAALASNLAGMPLFPLGLVPGLVPEWQQLVWALPIGAGGGLIGGLFARGLLISGRWLKPRLAQAPLIWGLAIGGSLAALAVLSGGWSGGDGELLMRRMLEQRGALPAPDSPLGIAGWLSLLLARVVGPILALACGIPGGLIDPAFSFGALFGAGSLQLLGGDPLLGVALGMAAGLGGATQLPLMTVVFALRLAGDQQWLFGILLSAVVASYVGRRLQPQPIYHALAGDLRQACHQVEQI; translated from the coding sequence ATGGACACCTCCCCTGCGACCCAGGCCACCCGAGCCCAGCCCGGACGGCAACCGCGTTCCCCCGGGCTGTGGCCGCTGAGAAGCGCCGATCTGCCCGCCCTGGTGCGCCTGCTGCTGCTGGGAGCGCTGGTAGGCCTGGCCAGCTGGCCCCTGAATCTGGTGGACGGTTGGCAGGATCAGCTGCTGCGCCTGCTGCCGGGCAACCCTGGCGGGCCCTGGACGGCGTTCAGCCTGCTGCTGGCGCTCTCTCCGCTGGTGGTGGTGCCGCTGCTGCTGACGCTCCAGCGGGGACCGCTGGCCAGTGGCGCTGGTTCAGGCATCCCCCAGACCATCGCGTGCCTGGAGCGTCCCGGCCAGGCCGACAGGCTGCTGGGCTGGCGGCCCACCGCCACGCGCCTGGGGCTTTGGACCCTGGCCAGCCTCGCCCTGCTCCCCCTGGGACGGGAGGGGCCCCTGGTTCAGGTGGGCGCTGCCGTGGCCCAGGCCCTGCGGCGCCGTGCGCCGCGCCTGAGCGCTGCCCTCGGGCCCGAGCCCCTGCTGGCGGTCGGCGCGGCGGCGGGGCTGGCCGGAGGGTTCAACAGTCCGTTGATGGGGGTGCTGTTCCTGGTGGAGGAACTCACCGCCAGCGTGTCCACCAACCTGATCTGGCCGGCCCTGGTGGTGTGTTCGGCCGCTGCCCTGGCCAGCAACCTGGCTGGGATGCCCCTGTTCCCCCTGGGTCTGGTGCCCGGCCTGGTGCCGGAATGGCAGCAACTGGTCTGGGCCCTGCCGATCGGCGCAGGCGGGGGACTGATCGGTGGCCTGTTCGCCCGGGGGCTGCTGATCAGCGGCCGCTGGCTGAAACCCCGCCTGGCACAGGCGCCCCTGATCTGGGGGCTGGCGATCGGCGGCTCCCTTGCTGCGCTGGCGGTGCTGAGCGGCGGCTGGAGCGGTGGTGACGGGGAGCTGCTGATGCGCCGGATGCTCGAGCAGCGAGGTGCCTTGCCCGCGCCAGACTCCCCCCTGGGAATCGCCGGCTGGCTGTCGCTGCTGCTCGCACGCGTGGTGGGGCCGATTCTGGCCCTGGCCTGCGGTATCCCCGGGGGCCTGATCGACCCGGCCTTCAGTTTCGGGGCCCTGTTCGGTGCCGGCAGCCTGCAGCTGCTGGGTGGCGACCCCTTGCTGGGGGTGGCCCTGGGAATGGCAGCGGGCCTGGGCGGGGCCACCCAGCTACCGCTGATGACGGTTGTATTCGCTCTGCGGCTGGCAGGAGATCAGCAGTGGCTCTTCGGCATCCTGCTCAGCGCCGTGGTGGCCTCCTATGTGGGGCGCAGGCTGCAACCCCAGCCGATCTATCACGCCCTGGCTGGCGATCTGCGGCAGGCGTGCCACCAGGTGGAACAGATCTAG
- the recJ gene encoding single-stranded-DNA-specific exonuclease RecJ, translated as MLPALDAQCWHLPAPLGELADAGALERLNPSGHQPLPPPLLAVLARRGHTSAAAVAELLDPPAAPAAGEHFLQLERAVQRLVLACQRGEPVAICGDYDADGMTSTALLVGVLERLGARPQAAIPSRLEEGYGLNAAMVERLAAQQVRLLVTVDNGVSAREALERAAELAVEVILTDHHTIPDQLPPHLALLHPARTPEGSPYRGLAGVGLAYVLAAQLCERLHQGQALAVARDLFCIGTIADMAPLQGVNRRWLMDGIPQLGSSGLAGLQALQRLAGVDERRLDAQTVGFQIAPRINAVGRLGDPTLVVDLLTTTDGERALELARQCETLNRQRRDLCEAIEAEALALLEADGDQRPAFVLLAQNHWHHGVIGIVAARLVERLHRPCALLAGEGNGKLRASVRAPRGFAVDQALQSCAHLLERFGGHPAAGGFSVRADQLADLQGRLEALAQDWLAGRGGGQPVEPEALLPLGAIDHAFLKQQQRLEPFGIGHPQPVYWSAACTIVQKKELRGGHLQLELDQRGERRQAIGWRWCGDPAGLPQVVDVAYRLQRNVWQGRERLQLELLGLRASAGQEVVLARQQRLYWCRRQGDGLVVRNAAGEELHSDSRPEHPYLRALLQDAAMALGVMG; from the coding sequence TTGCTCCCCGCCCTCGACGCGCAGTGCTGGCATCTGCCGGCTCCCCTGGGGGAGCTGGCCGATGCCGGGGCCCTGGAGCGGCTCAACCCCAGCGGCCACCAGCCCCTGCCCCCGCCATTGCTGGCCGTGCTGGCGCGCCGCGGCCACACCAGTGCCGCCGCAGTGGCGGAGCTGCTCGATCCCCCGGCGGCCCCGGCGGCCGGCGAGCACTTCCTGCAACTGGAGCGGGCGGTGCAGCGCCTGGTCCTGGCCTGCCAGCGGGGGGAGCCGGTGGCGATCTGCGGCGACTACGACGCCGACGGCATGACCAGCACCGCCCTGCTGGTCGGGGTGCTGGAGCGGCTCGGCGCCCGCCCCCAGGCCGCCATCCCCAGCCGCCTGGAGGAGGGCTATGGACTCAACGCCGCCATGGTGGAACGCCTGGCCGCCCAGCAGGTGCGCCTGCTGGTGACAGTGGACAACGGCGTCTCAGCCCGGGAGGCCCTGGAGCGGGCCGCTGAACTGGCGGTGGAGGTAATCCTCACCGACCACCACACCATCCCGGACCAGCTGCCGCCGCACCTGGCCCTGCTGCATCCCGCCCGCACGCCCGAGGGCTCCCCCTATCGCGGCCTGGCGGGGGTGGGGCTGGCCTACGTGCTGGCGGCCCAGCTGTGTGAGCGGCTCCACCAGGGCCAGGCCCTGGCCGTGGCCCGCGACCTGTTCTGCATCGGCACCATCGCCGACATGGCACCGCTGCAGGGGGTGAACCGCCGCTGGCTGATGGACGGCATTCCCCAGCTCGGCAGCAGTGGACTGGCCGGGCTGCAGGCCCTGCAGCGGCTGGCGGGGGTGGACGAGCGGCGGCTGGATGCCCAGACGGTGGGCTTCCAGATCGCGCCCCGGATCAACGCCGTGGGTCGCCTGGGCGATCCCACCCTGGTGGTGGACCTGCTCACCACCACCGATGGCGAGCGGGCCCTGGAACTGGCGCGGCAGTGCGAGACCCTCAACCGCCAGCGCCGCGACCTGTGTGAGGCGATTGAAGCCGAGGCCCTGGCCCTGCTGGAGGCCGACGGCGACCAGCGGCCGGCCTTCGTGCTCCTGGCCCAGAACCACTGGCACCACGGCGTGATCGGCATCGTGGCGGCCCGACTGGTGGAGCGGCTGCACCGTCCCTGTGCCCTGCTGGCGGGAGAGGGCAACGGCAAGCTGCGGGCCTCCGTGCGGGCGCCACGGGGATTTGCCGTGGATCAGGCGCTCCAGAGCTGCGCCCACCTGCTCGAGCGCTTCGGGGGCCATCCGGCGGCGGGGGGCTTCAGTGTGCGTGCCGACCAGCTGGCCGACCTGCAGGGACGGCTGGAGGCGCTGGCCCAGGACTGGCTGGCAGGCCGGGGCGGCGGCCAGCCGGTGGAACCGGAGGCGCTGCTGCCGCTGGGGGCCATCGATCACGCCTTTCTCAAGCAGCAACAGCGGCTGGAGCCCTTCGGCATCGGCCATCCGCAGCCGGTGTACTGGAGCGCCGCCTGCACGATCGTGCAGAAGAAAGAGCTGCGCGGCGGCCACCTGCAGCTGGAGCTGGACCAGCGGGGTGAGCGCCGCCAGGCGATCGGCTGGCGCTGGTGCGGCGATCCAGCCGGGCTACCCCAGGTCGTGGACGTGGCCTACCGCCTGCAGCGCAACGTGTGGCAGGGGCGCGAACGGCTGCAGCTGGAGTTGCTCGGCCTGCGCGCCAGCGCCGGCCAGGAGGTGGTGTTGGCCCGGCAGCAGCGCCTCTATTGGTGCCGTCGCCAGGGGGATGGCCTGGTGGTGCGCAATGCCGCCGGCGAGGAACTGCACAGCGACAGCCGGCCCGAACACCCCTACCTCAGGGCCCTGCTGCAGGATGCGGCGATGGCCCTCGGAGTCATGGGCTGA
- a CDS encoding HAD-IA family hydrolase → MVLEALLWDVDGTLAETERDGHRLAFNRAFAEAGVPIHWDPDSYAPWLAVAGGRERIRAALQQLETREPDPGRVETLHARKQVHYAALLAGGGLSLRPGVAALLAAAEAAGLSQAIVTTSGRPAVQALLQQLLPAGADCFRFWVCGDDVSCKKPHPEAYLQAAERLGLPRQRLLVLEDSPAGLAAASAAGLGCVVTRSYYGAREPLEHFARARAVLSGLGAEDRVLRGPACAPGPPTLSYLQTLL, encoded by the coding sequence ATGGTGCTGGAGGCCCTGCTCTGGGATGTGGATGGCACCCTGGCGGAGACGGAGCGGGATGGCCATCGCCTGGCCTTCAACCGGGCCTTTGCCGAGGCTGGCGTGCCGATCCACTGGGATCCCGACAGCTACGCCCCCTGGCTGGCCGTCGCCGGCGGCAGGGAGCGGATTCGCGCGGCCCTGCAGCAACTCGAGACGCGCGAGCCCGATCCTGGCCGGGTGGAGACGCTGCACGCCCGCAAGCAAGTGCACTACGCGGCCCTGCTTGCCGGAGGAGGTCTGAGCCTGCGCCCCGGCGTGGCGGCGTTGCTGGCCGCCGCCGAGGCCGCCGGCCTGTCCCAGGCGATCGTCACCACAAGCGGCAGGCCCGCCGTGCAGGCCCTGCTGCAGCAGTTGCTGCCCGCCGGGGCCGACTGCTTCCGCTTCTGGGTGTGCGGCGACGATGTCAGCTGCAAAAAGCCCCACCCGGAGGCCTATCTGCAGGCTGCCGAGCGGCTTGGTCTGCCGCGCCAGCGGCTGCTGGTGCTGGAGGACTCGCCGGCGGGCCTGGCGGCGGCCAGCGCCGCCGGCCTGGGCTGTGTGGTGACCCGCAGCTACTACGGCGCCCGGGAGCCCCTGGAGCACTTCGCCCGCGCACGCGCCGTGCTGAGTGGGCTGGGTGCCGAGGACCGGGTGTTGCGCGGTCCGGCTTGCGCCCCGGGCCCCCCCACGCTCTCCTACCTGCAGACCCTGCTGTGA
- a CDS encoding DUF565 domain-containing protein encodes MSSLQTTRFQRFSQAAGSALIDQLRGSWRHRSALLLALLLGFYAGGNITSYVLARFPGGRPAMVLAVVLALEVLVRLRGRLVTGEPTLLWRVLDNLRIGLVYAVVLEAFKLGT; translated from the coding sequence GTGAGTTCCCTGCAGACCACCCGCTTCCAGCGTTTCAGCCAGGCCGCCGGCAGCGCGCTGATCGACCAGCTGCGGGGCAGCTGGAGACATCGCAGCGCCCTGTTGCTGGCCCTGCTGCTGGGGTTCTATGCCGGCGGCAACATCACCTCCTATGTGCTGGCCCGGTTCCCTGGGGGCCGACCGGCGATGGTGCTGGCCGTGGTGCTGGCCCTTGAGGTGCTGGTGCGGCTGCGTGGGCGTCTGGTGACCGGTGAACCGACGCTGCTCTGGCGGGTGCTCGACAACCTGCGCATCGGCCTGGTGTATGCGGTGGTGCTGGAGGCCTTCAAGCTGGGCACGTGA
- a CDS encoding 50S ribosomal protein L32: protein MAVPKKKTSKGKRNQRHAHWKAKAADAAQKAMSLGKAVLSGRAQGFVYPIADEDDAAES, encoded by the coding sequence ATGGCTGTTCCCAAGAAGAAAACATCGAAGGGCAAGCGCAATCAGCGTCACGCCCACTGGAAAGCCAAGGCGGCCGACGCGGCCCAGAAGGCCATGTCCCTCGGCAAGGCGGTGCTGAGCGGCCGGGCCCAGGGCTTTGTGTACCCGATCGCCGACGAGGACGACGCGGCCGAGAGCTGA
- the ftsH gene encoding ATP-dependent zinc metalloprotease FtsH, protein MSVSPSQSSAESKASADERSAAAPGEARAQPRNLRQLLERHTVRPPSYSTLLKQISSGQVKDLELSPRQRAVQVTFKDGKRVQVPVFANDQQLLRTAEAAGVPLAVRDDRADAAAASLVSNGLLVLLLLAGLGLVLRRSAQVANKAMGFGSSKPRLQAEGSVAVRFEDVAGIAEAKEELQEVVAFLKAPERYTAIGARIPKGVLLVGPPGTGKTLLARAIAGEAGVPFFSMAASEFVEMFVGVGASRVRDLFRKAKAKAPCIIFIDEIDAVGRQRGAGIGGGNDEREQTLNQLLTEMDGFADNSGVILLAATNRPDVLDAALMRPGRFDRRITVDLPDRRGREAILAVHARTRPLAAEVSLSDWASRTPGFSGADLSNLLNEAAILTARRQQSAIDEQALSDALERITMGLSAAPLQDSAKKRLIAYHEVGHALLTTLVPHADRLDKVTLLPRAGGVGGFARTMPDEEVLDSGLISKAYLLARMVVAMGGRAAELVVFGANEVTQGASGDLELVARIGREMVTRYGFSSLGPLALEGDGPEVFLGRDWLRSQPHYSEDTGSRIDAQVRELARHALEQAVSLLQPRRALMDTLVERLIVEETLEGDLFRSLVEADQRVGRAGIAAGTIPSAGQAAAEANVQTAQVGV, encoded by the coding sequence GTGAGCGTCAGCCCCTCTCAGTCGTCAGCTGAGTCCAAGGCCTCGGCAGACGAGAGATCTGCCGCTGCCCCAGGCGAGGCCCGAGCCCAGCCGCGCAACCTGCGCCAGTTGCTGGAGCGGCACACGGTGCGCCCGCCCAGTTACAGCACCCTGCTCAAGCAGATCAGTTCCGGGCAGGTGAAGGACCTGGAGCTCTCCCCGCGCCAGCGGGCTGTGCAGGTCACGTTCAAGGACGGCAAGCGGGTTCAGGTGCCGGTGTTCGCCAACGACCAGCAGCTGCTGCGCACCGCCGAGGCCGCGGGGGTGCCGCTGGCCGTGCGCGACGACCGGGCCGACGCCGCGGCCGCCTCGCTCGTGTCCAACGGGCTGCTGGTGCTGCTGTTGCTCGCCGGCCTGGGGCTGGTGCTGCGCCGCTCCGCCCAGGTGGCCAACAAGGCGATGGGCTTCGGCAGCAGCAAGCCGCGCCTGCAGGCCGAGGGCAGCGTGGCCGTGCGCTTTGAGGACGTGGCGGGGATTGCGGAGGCCAAGGAGGAGCTCCAGGAGGTGGTGGCTTTCCTCAAGGCCCCGGAGCGCTACACGGCCATCGGTGCCCGCATTCCCAAGGGCGTGCTGCTGGTGGGGCCTCCGGGCACGGGCAAGACCCTGCTGGCCCGCGCCATCGCCGGTGAGGCCGGGGTGCCGTTCTTCTCGATGGCGGCCTCGGAATTCGTGGAGATGTTCGTGGGGGTGGGAGCCAGCCGGGTGCGGGACCTGTTCCGCAAGGCCAAGGCCAAGGCGCCCTGCATCATCTTCATCGACGAGATCGATGCAGTGGGCCGCCAGCGCGGCGCCGGTATCGGCGGCGGCAACGACGAGCGGGAACAGACCCTGAACCAGCTGCTCACGGAGATGGATGGCTTCGCCGACAACTCCGGGGTGATCCTGCTGGCGGCCACCAACCGCCCCGATGTGCTGGATGCGGCGCTGATGCGGCCCGGTCGCTTCGATCGACGCATCACTGTGGATCTGCCTGACCGGCGGGGCCGGGAGGCCATCCTGGCCGTGCATGCCCGCACCCGGCCCCTGGCGGCGGAGGTGTCCCTGAGCGACTGGGCCTCGCGCACGCCCGGGTTCTCCGGTGCCGATCTCTCCAACCTGCTCAATGAGGCGGCCATCCTCACGGCCCGGCGCCAGCAGAGCGCCATCGATGAACAGGCTCTCTCCGATGCCCTCGAGCGGATCACCATGGGCCTCTCTGCCGCCCCCCTGCAGGACTCCGCCAAGAAGCGCCTGATCGCTTACCACGAGGTGGGCCATGCCCTGCTCACCACTCTGGTGCCCCATGCCGACCGGCTCGACAAGGTGACCCTGCTGCCCCGCGCGGGGGGCGTCGGCGGCTTTGCCCGCACCATGCCCGATGAGGAGGTGCTCGATTCCGGCCTGATCAGCAAGGCCTATCTGCTGGCCCGCATGGTGGTGGCCATGGGGGGCCGGGCCGCGGAGCTGGTGGTGTTCGGTGCCAATGAGGTGACGCAGGGGGCGAGCGGAGATCTGGAGCTGGTGGCCCGCATCGGCCGGGAGATGGTGACCCGCTATGGCTTCTCCAGCCTGGGCCCGCTGGCCCTGGAGGGGGATGGCCCCGAGGTGTTCCTCGGCCGCGACTGGCTGCGCTCCCAGCCCCACTACTCGGAGGACACCGGCAGTCGCATCGATGCCCAGGTGCGTGAGCTGGCACGCCACGCGCTCGAGCAGGCCGTCAGCCTGCTGCAGCCGCGCCGGGCCCTGATGGACACGCTGGTGGAGCGCCTGATCGTGGAGGAAACCCTGGAGGGCGACCTGTTCCGTTCCCTGGTGGAGGCTGATCAACGGGTGGGCCGTGCCGGCATCGCGGCAGGGACCATCCCCTCAGCCGGCCAGGCCGCCGCAGAAGCGAATGTCCAGACTGCGCAGGTAGGTGTGTAG